In a genomic window of Lacrimispora sp. BS-2:
- the leuA gene encoding 2-isopropylmalate synthase, which translates to MLNYQRYKRVPVVSYPERQWPCNEIKKAPIWCSVDLRDGNQALTEPMVVEEKIEMFDLLIRLGFKEIEVGFPAASQIEFDFLRQLVERKLIPDDVVIQVLVQCREHLIKRTFEALQGVKKAIVHIYNSTSTLQRDVVFGKGREEIREIAIKGTEWVKQYMQEFDGEVILEYSPESFTGTELDFALDICTAVQKTWEASPEKKIIFNLPSTVEMTTPNVYADQIEWMNTHFKNRDSIILSVHPHNDRGTGIAATELALLAGADRVEGTLLGNGERTGNVDVLTVAYNMFSHGINPELHIENIREIVDIYERCTKMEVEPRHPYAGKLVFTAFSGSHQDAINKGMQAMRDRKNVYWEVPYLPIDPSDIGRQYEPIVRINSQSGKGGVAFVMDTFYGFKLPKGMHKEFADVIQAISEKQGEVAPEQIMEEFKSNYSEKKEPIHFRKSQITEADDDTAFSTAAKVRYTDHGVEKIFEGVGNGPIDAVQKGLEKELGIEIRVLDYYEHALTSGSGAQAASYIHLLDVKTGKATYGVGISSNITRASIRGIFSAVNRLFYS; encoded by the coding sequence ATGTTGAATTATCAAAGATATAAAAGAGTACCGGTAGTCAGCTATCCGGAGAGACAATGGCCGTGCAATGAGATTAAGAAGGCGCCGATCTGGTGCAGTGTTGATTTAAGGGATGGAAACCAGGCTCTTACGGAGCCTATGGTTGTGGAAGAGAAGATCGAGATGTTCGATCTCCTGATCCGATTAGGCTTTAAAGAGATTGAGGTCGGTTTTCCGGCAGCTTCCCAGATTGAATTTGATTTCTTAAGGCAGCTTGTGGAGCGAAAACTGATTCCTGATGACGTGGTCATCCAGGTTTTGGTTCAGTGCAGGGAGCATCTGATCAAGAGGACTTTTGAAGCCCTTCAGGGAGTTAAGAAGGCGATTGTACATATCTACAATTCCACTTCAACTCTTCAGCGGGATGTAGTTTTTGGCAAGGGAAGGGAAGAGATTAGGGAGATCGCTATAAAGGGTACGGAATGGGTAAAGCAGTATATGCAGGAATTTGACGGTGAAGTGATTCTTGAATATTCACCGGAAAGCTTTACAGGAACAGAGCTGGATTTTGCTCTGGATATTTGTACAGCTGTCCAGAAAACCTGGGAAGCATCACCGGAAAAGAAAATTATCTTCAACCTTCCTTCTACTGTGGAGATGACCACTCCTAACGTTTATGCAGATCAGATCGAATGGATGAACACTCATTTCAAGAACCGTGACAGCATTATTTTAAGCGTACATCCCCACAATGACCGGGGAACCGGAATTGCAGCCACAGAGCTTGCCCTGTTAGCAGGTGCAGATCGGGTGGAGGGCACGCTTTTAGGAAACGGCGAACGGACCGGAAATGTGGATGTTTTAACAGTCGCATATAACATGTTCTCTCACGGAATCAATCCGGAACTTCATATTGAAAATATCCGTGAGATCGTTGACATCTATGAGCGTTGTACCAAGATGGAAGTGGAGCCAAGACATCCATATGCAGGAAAGCTTGTCTTTACCGCTTTTTCCGGTTCCCACCAGGATGCCATCAACAAAGGCATGCAGGCCATGCGGGACAGAAAGAATGTTTACTGGGAGGTTCCTTACCTTCCCATCGATCCGTCGGACATTGGCAGGCAGTATGAGCCTATCGTGCGGATCAACAGCCAGTCCGGCAAGGGCGGCGTAGCATTTGTCATGGATACCTTCTACGGCTTCAAGCTTCCAAAGGGTATGCATAAGGAGTTTGCAGATGTGATCCAGGCGATTTCCGAAAAGCAGGGTGAGGTTGCTCCTGAGCAGATCATGGAAGAGTTTAAGAGCAACTACTCAGAGAAGAAAGAGCCCATCCATTTCCGCAAATCCCAGATTACGGAAGCAGATGACGATACGGCATTCTCCACGGCGGCAAAAGTCCGCTACACCGATCACGGCGTAGAGAAAATCTTTGAAGGCGTTGGAAACGGACCTATTGATGCGGTACAAAAAGGGCTGGAAAAAGAACTTGGCATTGAGATCAGGGTTCTGGACTACTACGAACATGCCCTTACTTCAGGATCCGGAGCACAGGCGGCCTCCTATATTCACCTCCTTGATGTGAAGACAGGAAAAGCTACCTATGGTGTGGGTATCAGTTCCAACATTACAAGAGCGTCTATCCGCGGAATCTTCAGTGCGGTCAACCGGTTATTCTATTCATAA